Proteins encoded by one window of Carassius carassius chromosome 30, fCarCar2.1, whole genome shotgun sequence:
- the LOC132111111 gene encoding potassium voltage-gated channel subfamily F member 1-like: MWTLPRTRFAHCNNAPSSDEKEIAVNIGGVRLVLCGDILNRYPDSRLAELVNCSTRSFDVISSLCDDYDPGKREFYFDRDPDSFKCIVEVYYFGEIHMKRGICPICFIKEMEFWKIDLSYLDECCKSNLSEKEEELAEIADKVKLILDDLDCDPNVSRSERWQKFLWKLMEKPESTLPARVIAVVSFLFILVSSVVMCLGTIPDLQVEDSEGNRVEHPTLDAIETACIGWFTVEYVLRLASSPNKVRFALSFMNMIDFLAILPFYVVLVLTYLGTAMMELVNVQQAVQALRIMRIARIFKLARHSSGLQTLTYALKRSFKELGLLLMYMGVGIFVFSALGYTMEQSHPETLFRSIPQSFWWAIITMTTVGYGDIYPKTTLGRCNAAISFLCGVIAIALPIHPIINNFVIYYNKQKVLETAAKHELELMELRALELAMKSSLRRYDAPGNAWEGAMRASRSDTHIPLLSRAHRTEREPVKKKSLT; the protein is encoded by the coding sequence ATGTGGACGCTACCGAGGACCCGGTTCGCGCACTGTAACAACGCACCGAGCAGCGATGAGAAAGAAATCGCCGTGAACATCGGCGGCGTGCGGCTGGTGCTGTGCGGGGACATTCTCAACCGCTATCCGGACAGCAGGCTCGCCGAACTTGTAAACTGCTCAACTCGGAGTTTTGATGTAATTTCTTCGCTCTGTGATGATTACGACCCTGGAAAACGAGAATTCTACTTCGACAGAGATCCTGACTCGTTTAAATGCATAGTAGAAGTGTACTACTTTGGAGAGATCCATATGAAGCGCGGAATCTGCCCTATTTGTTTTATCAAAGAGATGGAGTTTTGGAAGATTGACTTAAGCTACTTGGACGAATGCTGCAAGAGTAACTTGTCTGAGAAGGAGGAAGAGTTGGCAGAGATTGCAGACAAGGTGAAACTCATCCTGGATGATCTGGACTGTGACCCTAACGTGAGCCGCTCTGAAAGGTGGCAGAAATTCCTCTGGAAGCTCATGGAGAAACCAGAGTCAACGCTCCCTGCGCGCGTAATTGCCGTAGTGTCCTTTCTGTTCATATTAGTGTCGTCTGTAGTGATGTGTCTCGGGACCATACCGGACCTCCAGGTGGAGGATTCCGAAGGGAACCGCGTTGAGCACCCGACTCTAGATGCTATCGAGACGGCGTGCATCGGCTGGTTCACGGTAGAGTACGTACTGCGCCTCGCATCATCCCCAAACAAGGTGCGCTTCGCGCTCTCCTTCATGAACATGATAGACTTCTTGGCCATCCTGCCGTTCTACGTGGTACTGGTTCTCACGTACCTCGGCACGGCAATGATGGAGCTGGTTAACGTGCAGCAGGCTGTGCAGGCGCTCCGCATCATGCGCATTGCGCGGATCTTCAAGCTGGCGCGCCATTCTTCTGGCCTCCAGACGCTCACGTACGCGCTCAAACGGAGCTTCAAGGAGCTGGGGCTGCTCCTCATGTACATGGGAGTGGGCATCTTCGTGTTCTCTGCGCTCGGGTACACCATGGAGCAGAGCCACCCGGAGACGCTGTTCAGAAGCATCCCGCAGTCCTTCTGGTGGGCCATCATCACCATGACCACCGTCGGCTATGGGGACATCTACCCAAAAACCACCCTAGGTCGGTGCAACGCGGCCATCAGCTTTCTGTGCGGGGTGATCGCTATAGCGCTGCCCATCCATCCCATCATCAACAATTTCGTCATCTATTACAACAAGCAGAAAGTGCTAGAAACAGCCGCCAAGCACGAGTTGGAACTCATGGAGCTGCGCGCGCTCGAACTCGCAATGAAAAGCTCCTTGCGCAGGTATGACGCGCCCGGGAACGCGTGGGAAGGTGCCATGCGCGCGTCGCGTAGCGATACACACATCCCGCTCCTTTCGCGAGCGCACAGAACTGAGAGGGAGCCCGTGAAGAAGAAAAGCCTGACTTAG